The following proteins come from a genomic window of Pararhodobacter sp.:
- a CDS encoding rhomboid family intramembrane serine protease: MLPIRDRNPSGHTPFVTWALIALNFVVFLSYWPAGTEESVSAVFHAWGMVPAQISAGERLITPLTSIFIHGGWFHIGLNMLFLRIFGDNLEFEMGALPFLGFYLACGLIAAMMQYVAAIDSPVPVAGASGAVAGVMGGYLLMFPRARVELMLYLVVTMRVVAVPAWFLLSLWFTLQVWGGLSTPPSSTSVAFWAHIGGFLAGVGMAARLWRMRGGTMFWRRFHGLPPHPLAQLSMPVVRRRGAVLPPPVARGLFRRDE; encoded by the coding sequence ATGTTACCAATCCGCGACCGCAACCCCTCCGGGCACACGCCTTTTGTCACCTGGGCCTTGATCGCCCTGAACTTTGTCGTGTTCCTGTCCTACTGGCCGGCGGGCACCGAGGAGAGTGTGAGCGCCGTGTTCCACGCCTGGGGCATGGTGCCTGCACAAATTTCGGCGGGTGAGCGGCTGATCACGCCGCTGACGTCGATTTTCATTCACGGTGGATGGTTTCACATCGGCCTCAACATGCTGTTTTTGCGCATCTTTGGCGACAATCTGGAATTCGAGATGGGGGCCTTGCCGTTTCTGGGCTTTTATCTGGCCTGCGGGTTGATCGCGGCGATGATGCAATATGTCGCAGCGATTGACAGCCCGGTGCCTGTGGCGGGCGCGTCGGGGGCCGTGGCGGGGGTCATGGGGGGCTATTTGCTGATGTTCCCGCGCGCCCGCGTCGAGCTGATGCTCTATCTGGTGGTGACGATGCGGGTGGTCGCGGTGCCGGCGTGGTTTCTGTTGAGCCTGTGGTTCACGCTTCAGGTTTGGGGCGGGTTATCGACGCCGCCGTCCTCGACCTCGGTTGCGTTCTGGGCGCATATCGGTGGATTTCTGGCCGGGGTCGGCATGGCCGCGCGGCTGTGGCGGATGCGTGGCGGCACGATGTTCTGGCGTCGGTTCCACGGGCTTCCGCCGCATCCGTTGGCGCAATTGTCGATGCCTGTCGTGCGCCGTCGCGGGGCCGTTTTGCCGCCGCCCGTGGCGCGCGGTCTGTTTCGGCGCGATGAATAA
- a CDS encoding DUF1109 domain-containing protein, with protein sequence MKTEDLIAALVADTTPQKSTGTRLFQALPLAVLVSLLALIALWSVRPDLSAAIASPALIKTVLPAGLALIALWLAHGLSHPEARARAQWATIGVVAIGFAVALAQGLLSGGWSGLKSALQTPNLITCFVSIPLLSSLPLAAVIWAMKSGAPANLRQAGAAAGLLAGAAGTAVYSLHCPEDSLLFFGPAYGLNILIMVAIGAVIGPRWLRW encoded by the coding sequence ATGAAAACCGAAGACCTGATCGCCGCCCTGGTGGCTGACACAACGCCGCAGAAATCCACCGGCACACGGTTGTTTCAGGCGTTGCCGCTGGCGGTGCTGGTCTCGCTGCTGGCGCTGATTGCCTTGTGGAGCGTGCGCCCGGATCTCTCGGCCGCCATCGCCTCGCCTGCGTTGATCAAGACCGTCCTGCCCGCCGGTCTGGCACTGATCGCGCTGTGGCTGGCGCACGGCCTCTCGCACCCCGAGGCGCGGGCGCGCGCGCAATGGGCGACCATCGGCGTCGTGGCCATCGGCTTTGCCGTGGCACTGGCGCAGGGGCTGCTTTCGGGGGGGTGGTCCGGGTTGAAAAGCGCCCTGCAGACGCCGAACCTGATCACATGTTTTGTCTCGATCCCGCTCCTGTCCAGCCTGCCCCTTGCGGCGGTGATCTGGGCCATGAAATCGGGCGCGCCGGCAAACCTGCGTCAGGCAGGGGCGGCCGCCGGGTTGCTGGCAGGGGCGGCGGGCACGGCGGTGTATTCGCTGCATTGCCCTGAGGATTCGCTGCTGTTCTTTGGCCCCGCCTACGGGCTGAACATCCTGATCATGGTCGCGATCGGCGCCGTGATCGGGCCGCGCTGGTTGCGGTGGTAG
- a CDS encoding sigma factor-like helix-turn-helix DNA-binding protein encodes MRSARGGKRIDLPVEDFIDVLPAPADPDPFEAQDMDRVIDRLEPRAAQIVRAIGIDGESAADTGARLGMTEGAVRVALHRALKSLARLRERMIE; translated from the coding sequence ATGCGTTCCGCGCGCGGGGGGAAACGGATCGACCTGCCGGTCGAGGATTTCATCGACGTGCTGCCCGCCCCCGCCGACCCCGATCCGTTCGAGGCGCAGGACATGGACCGCGTGATCGACCGGCTGGAGCCACGCGCCGCGCAAATCGTGCGGGCGATTGGCATCGACGGCGAGAGTGCCGCCGATACCGGCGCGCGTCTGGGCATGACCGAAGGGGCGGTGCGTGTCGCGTTGCATCGGGCGCTGAAATCTCTCGCGCGGTTGCGGGAAAGGATGATTGAATGA
- a CDS encoding DUF2282 domain-containing protein: MNKSTPILAASIAAALSMAAGAASAESHAAAQEKCYGVSLAGANDCAAGPGTTCAGSSTMDYQGNAWEMVPAGTCETMEIPADGMGHARLGVTEATLAEGSYGPGVNRDLPAGLDAAIAATYMPVTM; encoded by the coding sequence ATGAACAAATCGACCCCGATCCTTGCCGCTTCGATCGCCGCCGCCCTGAGCATGGCGGCGGGTGCCGCCAGCGCCGAAAGCCACGCCGCCGCGCAGGAAAAATGCTATGGCGTCTCGCTTGCCGGTGCCAATGATTGCGCGGCCGGTCCGGGCACGACCTGCGCCGGGTCGTCGACGATGGATTATCAGGGCAACGCCTGGGAGATGGTTCCGGCGGGCACCTGCGAGACGATGGAAATCCCGGCTGACGGCATGGGCCACGCGCGTTTGGGCGTGACCGAAGCGACGCTGGCCGAGGGGTCGTATGGCCCCGGCGTGAATCGCGATCTGCCGGCCGGTTTGGATGCGGCGATTGCGGCGACCTACATGCCTGTCACGATGTGA
- a CDS encoding DUF692 domain-containing protein, which produces MTLPATPGLGFKPEHFDQIMARPGAVGFYEVHAENYMGAGGAPHHMLERLHDAHALSIHGVGLSIGGAGPLDRAHLARLRGLMDRHKPESFSEHLAWSSHGAAWLNDLLPLPYTDQTLTTICDHIDETQEALGCRLLLENPATYVTFADSTWPETAFLAQIARRTGCGLLLDVNNVFVSATNHRTDPRAYLAEFPLDLVGEIHLAGHEAEALPDGPLLIDSHSRPVADPVWTLFSEVLARTGPLPSLIEWDNEVPGFDVLLAEAARAETRLKGARHVRAA; this is translated from the coding sequence ATGACCCTGCCAGCGACCCCCGGCCTCGGCTTCAAGCCCGAGCATTTCGATCAGATCATGGCCCGGCCCGGCGCAGTCGGGTTCTATGAGGTTCATGCCGAGAATTACATGGGCGCGGGCGGTGCCCCGCATCACATGCTGGAACGTCTGCATGACGCGCACGCGCTTTCGATCCACGGGGTTGGCCTGTCGATTGGCGGGGCGGGGCCGCTGGACCGCGCGCATCTGGCGCGGCTGCGGGGCCTGATGGATCGCCACAAACCCGAGAGTTTTTCCGAGCATCTGGCGTGGTCCTCGCATGGGGCGGCGTGGCTCAATGACCTGCTGCCGCTGCCCTATACCGACCAGACGCTCACCACGATCTGCGACCATATCGACGAGACCCAAGAGGCGCTGGGCTGCCGGTTGTTGCTGGAGAACCCGGCGACCTATGTGACCTTTGCCGACAGCACCTGGCCCGAGACCGCGTTTCTGGCGCAGATCGCGCGGCGCACCGGCTGCGGGTTGCTTCTGGACGTCAACAACGTCTTTGTCAGCGCCACCAATCACCGCACCGACCCGCGCGCCTATCTGGCGGAGTTCCCGCTGGATCTGGTGGGCGAGATCCACCTGGCGGGTCACGAGGCCGAGGCGCTGCCCGACGGCCCCTTGTTGATCGACAGCCATTCGCGCCCCGTCGCCGACCCGGTCTGGACCCTGTTTTCCGAGGTTCTGGCCCGCACGGGCCCGCTGCCCAGCCTGATCGAATGGGACAACGAGGTGCCCGGTTTCGACGTGCTGCTGGCCGAGGCGGCGCGGGCCGAAACCCGCCTGAAAGGCGCGCGCCATGTCCGGGCCGCGTGA
- a CDS encoding DNA-binding domain-containing protein: MSGPRDAHAMMQARFQAALWSPETPEGLGAACANDRRFLVYRNNVQHGLCSALRQRFPVVDRLVGTEFFTAMARVFAARHPPETPVLIDWGGEFPAFLQGFPPVAKLPYLPDVARLELARGRAYHAADAPTADPAALLAGDPSGLRLTLAPSVSAFASRFPAVTIWANNQPGTSQQPVPKGPEYALIGRTPHFDVPVLALDAAQHAILVALLDGAPLGEAAADHDPTVLLALLLQHGLITAITGETS; the protein is encoded by the coding sequence ATGTCCGGGCCGCGTGACGCCCATGCCATGATGCAGGCGCGGTTTCAGGCCGCGCTCTGGTCGCCCGAGACCCCCGAGGGGTTGGGCGCGGCCTGCGCGAATGACCGCCGCTTTCTGGTCTATCGCAACAACGTGCAGCATGGGCTGTGCAGCGCTCTGCGGCAACGATTCCCGGTGGTTGACCGGCTGGTCGGCACTGAGTTCTTCACCGCCATGGCCCGTGTTTTCGCCGCGCGGCATCCGCCCGAAACCCCGGTTCTGATCGACTGGGGCGGTGAGTTTCCGGCATTTCTGCAAGGGTTTCCGCCGGTCGCCAAGCTGCCCTATCTGCCCGATGTCGCACGGCTGGAACTGGCGCGGGGCCGCGCCTATCACGCCGCCGATGCGCCCACCGCTGACCCCGCCGCCTTGCTTGCGGGCGATCCCTCGGGGTTGCGCCTGACCCTCGCGCCATCGGTCAGCGCCTTTGCCAGCCGATTCCCCGCGGTGACGATCTGGGCCAACAACCAGCCCGGCACCAGCCAGCAGCCGGTTCCCAAAGGCCCCGAATACGCGCTGATCGGGCGCACGCCGCACTTTGACGTGCCGGTCCTTGCGCTGGACGCGGCGCAACACGCGATCCTTGTCGCCCTCCTCGACGGCGCGCCCTTGGGCGAGGCCGCTGCCGACCACGACCCCACCGTTTTACTGGCCTTGTTGCTGCAACACGGGCTGATCACCGCCATCACGGGAGAGACCTCATGA
- a CDS encoding DoxX family protein — protein MTDLSHTVTDPRSRVLHLNSWIGGLVPRDLVALAARVFVAWVFWLSGQTKVDGFAIADSTWFLFEHEYALPLIPFTWAAVMATLAEHLFSVLLVAGLFTRFAAAALLVMTAVIQIFVYPQAWVTHGLWAASFLAVMAYGPGRISLDRLLGLDR, from the coding sequence ATGACCGACCTCAGCCACACCGTCACCGACCCGCGCAGCAGGGTGCTGCACCTGAACTCCTGGATCGGAGGGTTGGTGCCGCGCGATCTGGTGGCTCTGGCGGCGCGGGTGTTCGTGGCCTGGGTGTTCTGGCTGTCGGGGCAAACCAAGGTCGATGGTTTCGCGATTGCCGACTCGACGTGGTTCCTGTTCGAGCATGAATACGCGCTGCCCCTGATCCCCTTCACCTGGGCGGCGGTCATGGCGACCCTCGCCGAGCATCTCTTTTCCGTGCTGCTGGTCGCGGGTCTGTTCACCCGGTTCGCCGCCGCCGCGCTCCTGGTCATGACCGCCGTGATCCAGATTTTCGTCTATCCGCAGGCCTGGGTGACGCATGGGCTTTGGGCTGCCAGCTTCCTTGCCGTGATGGCGTACGGGCCGGGGCGGATTTCCTTGGACCGCCTGCTGGGGCTGGATCGCTGA
- a CDS encoding amidase family protein, with product MTDVPLWQLSASELSARIHAREVSATEAVSASIDRMQAVNPDLNAVVVDLSEAALIRARALDAHSGDKGPLHGVPITIKINVDQVGQATSNGLPALKDWIAAEDAPLVKNLLDAGAVVIGRTNTPEFSFRIDTDNPLHGRTHNPWGKHISAGGSSGGAGSAVMAGCGALAHGNDIAGSLRFPAAANGAVTVKPGLGRVPAWNPSQAAERGMLSQSMSVQGLITRSARDLHLAMPAMIRADPRDPFHVPLPWRGAALEGPIKVGFTTEMLGNALHPEVAASLNDARAALVDAGYALTEITPPSLADLAEMGIRALMTETQAMSGPDIARIGSDTVRAIFDEYFRQFPPYATDDYLRVLAARTGLARQWSLLLAEYPLVLTPFMPQPFFGPGRDTQGAEGVHEALASAFWCTGFNFLGLPAGNVPARLAALDTGPQPIGVQIVGQRWREDLVVDAMIAIEDRIGPMAPHLWSRMG from the coding sequence ATGACTGACGTGCCGTTGTGGCAGCTTTCTGCCAGCGAACTTTCCGCGCGGATCCACGCCAGAGAGGTCAGCGCCACCGAGGCGGTCAGCGCCTCGATCGACCGGATGCAGGCGGTGAACCCGGACCTGAACGCGGTGGTGGTCGATCTGTCCGAGGCGGCGCTGATCCGCGCGCGGGCGCTGGATGCCCACTCCGGCGACAAAGGCCCGCTGCACGGCGTGCCGATCACCATCAAGATCAACGTCGATCAGGTGGGGCAGGCGACATCGAACGGCTTGCCCGCGCTCAAGGACTGGATCGCGGCCGAGGATGCGCCGCTGGTCAAGAACCTGCTGGATGCGGGCGCGGTGGTGATTGGCCGCACCAACACGCCCGAGTTTTCCTTTCGCATCGACACCGACAACCCGCTGCACGGCCGCACGCATAACCCCTGGGGCAAGCATATCAGCGCGGGGGGCTCATCGGGCGGCGCGGGCTCGGCGGTGATGGCCGGGTGCGGGGCGCTGGCACATGGCAATGACATCGCCGGGTCGCTGCGCTTTCCGGCGGCGGCCAATGGCGCGGTGACGGTCAAGCCGGGGCTGGGGCGCGTGCCGGCGTGGAACCCCTCGCAAGCGGCCGAACGCGGGATGCTGTCGCAATCCATGTCGGTGCAGGGGCTGATCACCCGCAGCGCGCGTGACCTGCATCTGGCGATGCCGGCGATGATCCGCGCCGATCCGCGCGACCCGTTCCATGTGCCGCTGCCGTGGCGCGGCGCGGCGCTGGAGGGGCCGATCAAGGTCGGCTTTACCACCGAGATGCTGGGCAACGCATTGCACCCCGAGGTTGCCGCCTCGCTGAACGATGCGCGCGCAGCACTGGTTGACGCAGGCTACGCGCTGACCGAGATCACCCCGCCGTCCCTCGCCGACCTTGCCGAAATGGGCATTCGCGCCCTGATGACCGAGACGCAGGCCATGTCCGGCCCGGATATCGCGCGCATCGGCTCGGACACGGTGCGGGCGATCTTTGACGAATATTTCCGCCAGTTCCCGCCCTATGCCACCGACGACTACCTGCGCGTGCTGGCTGCGCGCACCGGCTTGGCGCGGCAATGGTCACTGTTGCTGGCCGAATACCCGCTGGTGCTGACCCCCTTCATGCCGCAGCCGTTCTTTGGCCCGGGCCGCGACACGCAAGGGGCCGAGGGTGTGCACGAGGCGCTGGCCTCGGCATTCTGGTGCACGGGGTTCAACTTTCTCGGCCTGCCCGCCGGGAATGTGCCCGCGCGCCTCGCGGCGCTCGACACCGGGCCGCAACCGATCGGCGTGCAGATCGTCGGGCAGCGCTGGCGCGAGGATCTGGTCGTCGATGCGATGATCGCCATCGAGGACCGGATCGGCCCGATGGCCCCGCACCTGTGGTCCCGGATGGGCTGA
- a CDS encoding M20 aminoacylase family protein, whose amino-acid sequence MSIPQRIQDFAAELTAIRHDLHEHPELGFEEIRTSGIVAEHLKSLGIEITTGLGKTGVVGVLKGNRPGRTIGLRADMDALPIHELTNLPYASKTPGVMHACGHDAHTTILLGAARYLSETRDFAGTVVFIFQPAEEGLGGARRMIADGLFKKFPCDEIYGLHNWPSGNPGVINITPGKALAGADFFDITLTAKGCHAAAPDAGIDSIVIASSLVQQLQSIVSRNVEPSDQIVLSVTQFHAGAAYNVLPEVATLAGTMRYFNRDTAAMVRTRMQDLCAGMAKSYGVQIALDMRNVFDVLENDPTLSEAMIDVAQGLVGTKAQISTRQVMGSEDFADMLQVVPGAYCMVGHAGAVPLHNPGYVFDDAALPLGVALLARMVEVRGEA is encoded by the coding sequence ATGTCCATTCCCCAACGCATCCAAGATTTTGCCGCAGAGCTCACCGCCATCCGCCATGACCTGCACGAACACCCGGAACTTGGCTTTGAAGAAATCCGTACCTCTGGCATTGTCGCGGAGCACCTCAAATCCCTGGGGATCGAGATCACCACGGGTCTGGGCAAGACCGGCGTCGTTGGTGTCCTGAAAGGCAACCGCCCCGGGCGCACGATCGGCCTGCGCGCCGATATGGATGCGCTGCCGATCCACGAATTGACCAACCTGCCCTATGCCTCGAAAACCCCCGGTGTGATGCACGCCTGCGGCCATGACGCGCACACCACGATCTTGCTGGGCGCGGCGCGCTATCTGTCAGAAACCCGCGACTTTGCCGGCACCGTCGTGTTCATCTTTCAGCCCGCCGAAGAGGGGTTGGGCGGCGCGCGGCGCATGATCGCCGACGGGTTGTTCAAGAAATTCCCGTGTGACGAGATTTACGGCTTGCACAACTGGCCGTCGGGCAACCCCGGCGTCATCAACATCACCCCCGGCAAGGCGCTGGCCGGGGCGGATTTCTTTGACATCACCCTGACCGCCAAGGGCTGCCACGCCGCCGCACCCGATGCCGGCATTGACAGCATCGTCATTGCCTCGTCGCTGGTGCAGCAATTGCAATCCATCGTGTCGCGCAATGTGGAACCCTCGGATCAGATCGTGCTCTCGGTGACCCAATTCCACGCCGGAGCCGCCTATAATGTTCTGCCCGAAGTCGCGACCCTGGCCGGAACCATGCGCTATTTCAACCGCGACACGGCGGCCATGGTGCGCACCCGGATGCAGGATCTCTGCGCCGGAATGGCCAAGTCTTACGGCGTGCAGATTGCGCTCGACATGCGCAATGTGTTCGACGTTCTCGAAAACGACCCGACCTTGTCAGAGGCAATGATTGACGTCGCACAGGGGCTCGTTGGCACGAAGGCGCAGATCTCCACCCGGCAGGTCATGGGGTCAGAAGATTTCGCCGATATGCTGCAAGTCGTGCCGGGTGCCTATTGCATGGTCGGCCACGCGGGCGCGGTGCCGCTGCACAACCCCGGCTATGTCTTTGATGACGCAGCACTGCCTTTGGGCGTCGCGCTCTTGGCGCGCATGGTCGAGGTGCGCGGCGAGGCCTGA
- a CDS encoding LysR family transcriptional regulator: MSYLESIKVFVRVVELGSITSGGRDLRLTPAVASKRIKQLEARLGTRLLNRTTRKLVPTEAGRVFYEQARLVVATLEDAEASLAGFAGRPRGTIRVTAPLGLGRRLIAPLVPRFCDAFPEVDVRLRLSDRRVDLFEEELDVAFFLGAPMDSNLKLRKIMDCPRVLCASPAYLAQRGTPLVPLDLLDQKHNCLLLQFPRSPEYFWVLQTPGGPLKLDVGGRFDADEGDVLLHWALDDRGIVNKPRIEVSRFLESGALVELLPQTPPVPSVFGCLYPHRKLQDPKVHRFIDYMIRHCRAGLDVGLNQG, from the coding sequence GTGTCATATCTGGAAAGCATCAAGGTGTTCGTGCGGGTGGTTGAGCTGGGGTCGATCACCTCGGGCGGACGCGACTTGCGGTTGACGCCCGCTGTGGCCTCGAAACGGATCAAGCAGTTGGAGGCACGGCTGGGCACCCGTTTGCTGAACCGAACCACCCGCAAGCTGGTTCCGACCGAGGCGGGGCGGGTTTTTTATGAACAGGCGCGGCTGGTGGTTGCGACCCTGGAAGATGCCGAAGCCTCGCTTGCCGGGTTCGCGGGCCGACCGCGCGGCACCATCCGGGTGACCGCGCCTCTGGGGCTGGGGCGGCGGCTGATCGCGCCTTTGGTGCCCCGGTTTTGCGACGCGTTTCCAGAGGTTGATGTCCGTCTGCGGCTTTCGGATCGGCGGGTTGATCTGTTTGAAGAAGAACTGGACGTGGCGTTTTTCCTCGGCGCGCCGATGGATTCCAACCTGAAACTGCGCAAAATCATGGATTGCCCGCGTGTGCTGTGCGCCTCACCGGCGTATCTGGCGCAGCGCGGCACGCCTTTGGTGCCGTTAGACCTGCTGGACCAGAAGCACAATTGCCTGCTGCTGCAATTCCCGCGCTCGCCCGAATATTTCTGGGTCCTGCAAACTCCCGGCGGGCCGCTCAAACTGGACGTCGGCGGACGGTTCGACGCCGATGAGGGCGATGTCTTGTTGCATTGGGCGTTGGATGATCGGGGGATCGTGAACAAGCCACGGATCGAAGTGTCGCGGTTTCTGGAAAGCGGCGCGTTGGTCGAGCTCCTGCCACAGACGCCGCCGGTGCCGTCGGTGTTCGGCTGTCTGTACCCGCACCGCAAGCTGCAAGACCCCAAGGTGCACAGGTTCATTGATTACATGATCCGCCATTGCCGGGCCGGTTTGGATGTCGGCCTCAATCAGGGTTAA
- a CDS encoding Hint domain-containing protein gives MSDLSPNTIVLSDGAATTAGTTLNYNGAGRFGGGIDGDGGSYQSTTATPNVLTTGDTINVDGTNLQVTDIAEYSVTVTHEDGARSDSGVPFAIVTLSDGSKFGLFLDGSNTYVDVRSITLDSATGGTGPIDETALAAVDTGEGPADGIVDGTDAGKSMGSGYVDAQGDGLDNSGSNVKAHGGDDTVFGGWGDDTIDGGTGNDMLFGGDGNDLMFGGAGHDSLWGDEGNDTLYGKDGDDKLIGGAGDDLIIGGAGDDTLIGDNNPGDHGGINPSDPAEPGFGNDTLVLDGGNDKAYGGSGDDEFRIFDGFGNHTIVGGETGETEGDTLNAGALSDDVSVIYTGDESGTITDGSGTANFTEIERLDLGSGDDRVEILTSTSGTVNGSDGFDTLVLPDPLPGETPPNVTITNTIDNGDGTFTYSGYVDFDDGSRMDFENFEEIICFTPGTLIDTLRGKVAVETLVPGDKVLTRDHGYQSLAWVGRRDLTAAELATCPAASTGADCGGIAGGEPARA, from the coding sequence ATGAGTGACCTATCACCAAATACGATTGTACTGAGTGACGGCGCGGCAACCACCGCCGGCACAACCCTGAATTACAACGGCGCGGGGCGCTTCGGCGGCGGTATCGACGGCGATGGAGGGTCGTACCAGTCGACCACGGCGACGCCGAATGTCCTGACCACCGGCGACACCATCAACGTCGACGGGACAAACTTGCAAGTCACGGATATTGCGGAATATTCGGTCACCGTCACGCATGAGGACGGGGCAAGGTCGGACTCTGGCGTGCCCTTTGCAATCGTCACGCTGTCCGATGGTTCGAAGTTTGGCTTGTTCCTTGACGGAAGCAATACCTATGTCGACGTGCGATCCATCACGCTTGATTCCGCGACGGGTGGGACGGGCCCGATCGACGAGACGGCACTTGCTGCGGTGGATACCGGCGAAGGCCCTGCCGATGGGATCGTGGACGGCACCGACGCCGGCAAATCGATGGGCTCGGGCTATGTCGATGCGCAAGGGGATGGCCTCGACAACAGCGGCTCGAACGTCAAGGCTCATGGTGGTGATGACACCGTTTTCGGCGGTTGGGGCGACGATACCATTGATGGTGGCACCGGCAATGACATGCTGTTCGGCGGGGATGGCAATGACCTGATGTTCGGTGGCGCGGGCCACGACAGCCTCTGGGGCGATGAAGGAAACGATACGCTGTACGGCAAGGACGGCGACGACAAGCTTATTGGTGGCGCGGGCGATGATCTGATCATCGGTGGCGCGGGCGATGACACGTTGATTGGCGACAACAACCCGGGCGACCATGGCGGGATAAATCCGTCCGACCCAGCCGAGCCGGGTTTTGGCAATGATACGCTGGTGCTGGATGGTGGCAATGACAAAGCCTATGGCGGTTCGGGCGATGATGAATTCCGGATCTTTGACGGTTTCGGAAACCATACGATTGTCGGCGGTGAAACCGGCGAAACGGAGGGCGATACGCTCAATGCCGGCGCGCTGAGTGATGATGTTTCGGTGATCTATACCGGTGACGAATCCGGGACGATCACCGACGGCAGCGGGACCGCGAACTTTACCGAGATCGAGCGTTTGGACCTCGGGTCTGGCGATGACCGGGTCGAGATCCTGACCTCGACGTCCGGCACGGTGAATGGCTCGGACGGTTTTGACACGCTGGTTCTGCCCGATCCGCTGCCCGGTGAGACGCCACCGAATGTGACGATCACCAACACGATCGACAATGGTGACGGAACCTTTACCTATTCGGGCTACGTTGATTTCGACGACGGCTCGCGGATGGATTTCGAGAATTTCGAGGAAATCATCTGCTTCACGCCGGGGACCCTGATCGACACGTTGCGCGGCAAGGTGGCGGTGGAAACGCTGGTGCCGGGTGACAAGGTGCTGACCCGCGACCACGGCTATCAGTCGCTGGCCTGGGTCGGGCGGCGTGACCTGACGGCGGCCGAACTGGCGACCTGCCCGGCGGCCAGCACCGGTGCGGATTGCGGCGGGATCGCTGGGGGTGAACCTGCCCGAGCGTGA
- a CDS encoding Hint domain-containing protein yields the protein MNLPERDLIVSPRHRMLVTGARAELMFGEREVLVTAADLLGLPGVSQEAVGDVSYVHVMCDAHQIIRAEGSWTESFQPAAAVLNALDAATRAELLGLFPDLGKDGFAPARPVLNGAEAKVLFAA from the coding sequence GTGAACCTGCCCGAGCGTGATCTGATCGTCTCGCCCCGCCACCGGATGCTGGTGACGGGTGCCCGCGCGGAACTGATGTTCGGCGAGCGCGAAGTGCTGGTCACGGCGGCCGATCTGCTGGGTCTGCCGGGGGTCTCGCAAGAGGCGGTCGGCGATGTGAGCTATGTCCATGTGATGTGCGACGCGCATCAGATCATCCGCGCCGAAGGGTCCTGGACGGAGAGTTTCCAACCTGCGGCGGCGGTGCTGAATGCGCTGGATGCGGCAACCCGCGCGGAGTTGCTGGGGCTGTTCCCGGACCTGGGCAAGGACGGGTTTGCCCCGGCGCGGCCGGTGCTGAACGGGGCCGAGGCGAAGGTTCTGTTCGCGGCCTGA